From a region of the Phaseolus vulgaris cultivar G19833 chromosome 6, P. vulgaris v2.0, whole genome shotgun sequence genome:
- the LOC137831005 gene encoding OBERON-like protein: MLPLRSQSQVGGLQTSLSLVSSDPVLSPDEPRSNSDNIRESPAESASSQETWPTADAPTTKKTENGKAEINCLEQKVIHRVSSADKVTLQDIARESVGTICEKMHRLPEEYLEELKNGLRVILEGGNGSQHREEFFILQKFVQGRTDLTAKTLVRAHRVQLEILVAINTGIQGFLHPSISLSQNSLIEIFGYKRCRNIACQNQLPADDCTCEICNNTSGFCNLCMCVICNKFDFEVNTCRWIGCDLCSHWTHTDCAIRQQLICMGPSSKSGAGPSEMVFRCQACNRTSELLGWVKDVFQHCAPSWDGEALTRELDYVSRIFHGSKDPRGRKLFWKCDDLKEKLKSKKIDSKAACRAILIFFQELEVDSAKGLENGESGRLIAPQDACNRIAEVVQEAIRKMEIVADEKMRMFKKARMALEACDRELADKYREVAELKMERQKRKVQIEELEKIVRLKNAEADMFQLKANEAKREAERLQRIALAKQDKSEEEFTSNYLKQRLNEAEAEKQYLYEKIKLQETSRASQSSNGGDPSQMLMYSKIHDLLYSAPPKPDTQGHPFRTNP, from the exons ATGCTCCCTCTGCGTTCGCAATCACAGGTTGGAGGACTACAAACATCGCTGTCTCTTGTTTCCTCAGACCCTGTTCTGTCTCCTGATGAACCTagatcaaactctgacaatatCCGTGAATCTCCGGCTGAAAGTGCAAGTTCCCAAGAAACATGGCCTACAGCTGATGCACCTACCACCAAGAAGACGGAGAATGGAAAAGCAGAGATTAATTGCCTTGAGCAGAAAGTGATTCACCGTGTTTCTAGTGCAGACAAAGTTACTCTTCAGGACATTGCCAGAGAAAGTGTCGGTACAATATGTGAAAAAATGCATCGTCTACCCGAGGAATATCTAGAAGAGCTGAAGAATGGACTTCGAGTTATCCTTGAGGGAGGGAATGGTTCGCAGCATAGAGAAgaatttttcattttgcagaagtTTGTTCAGGGTAGAACTGATTTGACAGCCAAGACACTGGTCAGAGCACATCGAGTGCAACTTGAAATCCTTGTTGCAATAAATACTGGAATTCAGGGATTTTTGCATCCTAGCATCAGTCTTTCACAGAATTCCCTGATTGAGATCTTTGGCTATAAGAGATGCAGAAACATAGCGTGCCAAAACCAGCTTCCAGCTGATGATTGTACCTGTGAAATATGCAACAACACTAGTGGTTTCTGCAATCTTTGCATGTGTGTGATCTGCAACAAGTTTGACTTTGAGGTGAATACATGCCGCTGGATTGGATGTGATTTGTGTTCTCATTGGACTCACACAGATTGTGCCATTCGTCAGCAACTTATTTGCATGGGCCCTTCTTCAAAGAGCGGGGCAGGACCTAGTGAAATGGTTTTCCGGTGTCAAGCTTGCAATAGGACATCAGAACTGTTGGGTTGGGTTAAAGACGTCTTCCAGCACTGTGCGCCGTCATGGGATGGAGAGGCCTTAACGAGGGAACTTGATTATGTTAGCAGAATATTTCACGGGAGTAAAGACCCTCGAGGAAGGAAGTTGTTTTGGAAGTGTGATGATTTGAAGGaaaaattgaaaagtaaaaaaatagattCAAAGGCTGCTTGCAGggcaattttgatatttttccaAG AGCTTGAGGTGGACTCTGCAAAAGGCTTGGAAAATGGAGAAAGTGGAAGGTTGATTGCTCCACAGGATGCATGCAATAGAATTGCTGAAGTAGTGCAGGAGGCTATAAGAAAGATGGAAATAGTAGCTGATGAGAAGATGAGGATGTTTAAGAAGGCTCGCATGGCCCTCGAAGCTTGTGATCGTGAACTAGCTGACAAGTACAGGGAAGTGGCAGAGTTGAAGATGGAGAGGCAGAAAAGGAAGGTACAGATAGAAGAGCTGGAGAAAATTGTGAGGCTAAAAAATGCGGAGGCTGATATGTTCCAATTGAAGGCTAATGAGGCTAAACGAGAGGCTGAGAGGCTTCAGAGGATTGCTCTTGCCAAGCAAGATAAATCAGAGGAAGAATTTACTAGCAACTACCTGAAACAACGATTAAACGAAGCCGAGGCTGAGAAACAGTATCTCTACGAGAAGATCAAATTGCAGGAGACTTCTCGTGCTTCGCAGAGCAGTAATGGTGGTGACCCCTCTCAGATGCTGATGTATTCCAAAATCCATGATCTGCTGTACAGTGCTCCTCCCAAACCAGACACTCAGGGCCACCCTTTTCGGACAAATCCCTGA